The proteins below come from a single Streptococcus hyointestinalis genomic window:
- a CDS encoding CD3337/EF1877 family mobilome membrane protein, with protein sequence MMVQKLKSNWTLKRLNKVAMTVVLSLVIAIFLLAMLGTVVQAAGLVDDTVNVANEYSRYPLENYQLDFYVDNSWGWLPWNWSDGIGKQVMYGLYAITNFIWTISLYVSNATGYLVQEAYSLDFISATADSIGKNMQTLAGVTPSGLSTEGFYVGFLLLLILVLGVYVVYTGLIKRETTKAIHAIVNFVMVFILSASFIAYAPDYIKKINDFSSDISQASLSLGTKIVMPHSDSQGNDSVDLIRDSLFSIQVQQPWLLLQYNSSDIESIGADRVESLLSTSPDSNNGEDREKIVAEEIEDRNNVNMTITKTINRLGTVFFLFVFNIGISIFVFLLTGIMIFSQVLFIIYAMFLPVSFILSMIPSFDGMSKRAIIKLFNTILTRAGITLIITTAFSISTMLYTLSAGYPFFLIAFLQIVTFAGIYFKLSDLMSMFSLQSNDSQSVGSRVMRKPRMLMHAHMHRLQRKLGRSMTALGAGSAIASATGKQGQSGSSGRTQADHTRPDGQEKSTLGKRIGQTIGAVADTKDKIVDSAGNLKEQVKDIPTNARYAVYQGKSKAKENVRDLTSSISQTRADRASGRKEQQEQRRKTIAERRSEMEQVKQKKQPASSVHERPATKQEQSHDGQTAKQSSIQTSRMESQQAKQERPAVKSDSLSLKAERQNRTTQERTVQKPATSTTPADRASQRPVTKERPSTVQRVQSQNLRNRPPIKSATIKKGSKKP encoded by the coding sequence ATGATGGTACAGAAATTAAAATCAAACTGGACTCTGAAGCGTCTAAATAAAGTGGCAATGACAGTGGTTTTATCACTCGTGATTGCCATTTTTCTTTTAGCAATGTTGGGAACAGTGGTTCAAGCTGCGGGCTTGGTAGATGATACGGTCAATGTAGCAAATGAATACAGCCGATACCCACTTGAAAACTATCAACTGGATTTTTATGTTGATAATAGCTGGGGCTGGCTACCGTGGAACTGGTCGGACGGGATTGGAAAACAGGTCATGTATGGACTATATGCTATTACCAATTTTATTTGGACAATCAGTCTTTATGTTTCCAATGCGACTGGCTACTTAGTTCAAGAAGCCTATTCCCTCGACTTCATTTCTGCTACAGCAGATTCCATTGGCAAGAATATGCAGACCCTTGCAGGAGTTACGCCTAGCGGACTATCAACAGAGGGATTCTATGTTGGATTCCTCTTACTCTTGATTTTGGTTCTTGGGGTTTATGTTGTCTATACAGGACTGATAAAAAGAGAAACTACAAAAGCGATTCATGCCATTGTGAACTTTGTCATGGTATTTATCCTATCAGCTTCCTTTATTGCCTATGCTCCCGACTACATTAAAAAAATCAATGATTTTTCATCAGACATCAGTCAAGCCAGCTTATCATTAGGAACGAAAATCGTCATGCCCCATTCAGACAGTCAAGGAAATGACAGTGTGGACTTGATACGTGACAGCCTATTTTCCATACAGGTTCAACAACCGTGGCTACTGCTTCAATACAACAGTTCAGACATTGAAAGTATTGGTGCTGACCGTGTGGAAAGTCTACTTTCAACCAGTCCAGACAGTAATAATGGAGAAGACAGAGAAAAAATTGTAGCAGAAGAAATCGAAGACAGAAACAATGTGAACATGACGATTACAAAAACTATTAACCGTTTGGGTACAGTCTTCTTTCTCTTTGTATTCAATATCGGGATTTCTATATTCGTATTCCTACTAACAGGAATCATGATTTTCTCGCAGGTACTTTTTATCATCTATGCCATGTTTCTACCTGTTAGCTTTATTTTAAGCATGATTCCGTCCTTTGATGGTATGTCAAAACGAGCCATTATCAAACTCTTTAATACCATTTTGACACGAGCTGGAATCACGCTGATTATTACGACAGCCTTTAGTATTTCAACCATGCTCTATACCTTATCGGCTGGTTATCCGTTCTTTTTGATTGCCTTTTTACAGATTGTGACCTTTGCAGGAATCTACTTCAAACTGAGCGATTTAATGAGTATGTTTTCGCTTCAAAGCAACGATTCTCAAAGTGTGGGAAGTCGTGTGATGAGAAAACCTCGTATGCTTATGCACGCTCATATGCACCGCCTACAGCGTAAACTTGGACGCTCCATGACAGCTTTAGGTGCTGGCTCTGCCATTGCCAGTGCTACAGGAAAACAAGGACAGTCGGGTAGTTCTGGTAGGACACAAGCAGATCACACCCGTCCAGACGGACAGGAAAAATCAACACTTGGAAAACGTATCGGACAAACAATCGGAGCAGTTGCTGATACCAAAGATAAAATCGTTGATTCTGCTGGTAATCTCAAAGAACAGGTTAAGGATATTCCGACCAATGCAAGATATGCAGTGTATCAAGGAAAATCCAAAGCAAAAGAAAATGTTCGTGACCTAACTTCCAGTATTTCTCAAACCAGAGCAGACAGAGCCAGCGGACGCAAGGAACAGCAGGAACAAAGACGCAAAACCATTGCAGAGCGTCGCTCTGAAATGGAACAGGTCAAACAGAAAAAACAGCCAGCTTCTTCCGTTCATGAAAGACCAGCTACTAAGCAAGAACAATCTCATGATGGACAGACCGCAAAACAATCTTCTATTCAGACTTCACGCATGGAATCTCAACAAGCCAAACAGGAGCGTCCAGCAGTTAAGTCCGATTCTTTAAGTTTAAAAGCGGAACGACAAAACCGTACTACACAAGAAAGAACAGTTCAAAAGCCAGCAACTTCAACTACACCAGCAGACAGAGCTTCACAACGTCCAGTCACAAAAGAGCGTCCGTCTACTGTTCAAAGAGTTCAAAGCCAAAACCTTAGAAATAGACCACCAATAAAATCCGCCACTATCAAGAAAGGCAGTAAGAAACCATGA